One stretch of Aquisalimonas asiatica DNA includes these proteins:
- the argJ gene encoding bifunctional glutamate N-acetyltransferase/amino-acid acetyltransferase ArgJ: MAVGLPAQPAISPVAGVRLGVAAAGIKKPDHPDLVLMALDPGARVSAVFTRNRFCAAPVHVARHHLGVAEPRFLVINTGNANAGTGEPGMAAARATCEAVARHMDVADASVLPFSTGVIGEPLPVDRIIDAIPAAATALQSDGWLPAAAGILTTDTVPKGASRRVVLSGGEITISGMSKGAGMIRPDMATMLAFIATDADLSQAQLDDLLRGAVGNSFNRITVDGDTSTNDACVLIGTGASGIAPADGSDDLARLHQAMVSLCQELAQAIVRDGEGATRFITIDVGGARDEAEAEAVAFTIAQSPLVKTAFFAGDPNWGRILAAIGRAGVDDMDVDRVAIWLDDLCIAAHGGRAPDYSEAAAAERMAREEITIHVALGRGDADATVWTCDFSYEYVRINAEYRT; the protein is encoded by the coding sequence GTGGCGGTCGGACTTCCCGCGCAACCTGCCATTTCGCCCGTCGCCGGTGTCCGCCTCGGCGTCGCCGCGGCGGGTATCAAGAAGCCGGACCACCCGGATCTGGTGCTCATGGCACTGGATCCGGGCGCCCGGGTCAGCGCCGTGTTCACCCGCAACCGCTTCTGTGCGGCGCCGGTGCACGTGGCACGGCATCACCTCGGGGTGGCCGAGCCGCGTTTCCTGGTCATCAACACCGGTAACGCCAACGCCGGCACCGGCGAGCCCGGCATGGCTGCGGCGCGCGCGACCTGCGAGGCCGTGGCGCGGCACATGGATGTGGCAGACGCCTCGGTGCTGCCGTTCTCCACCGGCGTCATTGGTGAGCCGCTGCCGGTGGATCGCATCATCGATGCCATCCCTGCGGCTGCAACCGCACTGCAAAGCGACGGCTGGCTCCCGGCGGCGGCCGGTATTCTCACCACCGACACCGTGCCCAAGGGGGCGTCGCGGCGGGTCGTGCTGAGCGGTGGTGAGATCACCATCAGCGGCATGTCCAAGGGCGCGGGGATGATCCGCCCCGACATGGCGACCATGCTCGCGTTCATCGCCACCGACGCGGACCTGAGCCAGGCACAGCTGGATGACCTCTTGCGGGGCGCGGTCGGCAACAGCTTCAACCGCATTACCGTGGACGGTGACACGTCCACCAACGACGCCTGTGTCCTGATCGGTACCGGTGCCAGTGGTATCGCGCCCGCGGACGGCAGCGATGATCTCGCACGGCTACACCAGGCCATGGTGTCGCTGTGCCAGGAACTCGCGCAGGCCATTGTGCGGGATGGGGAGGGGGCGACACGCTTCATCACCATCGATGTCGGCGGCGCACGCGACGAGGCGGAGGCGGAGGCCGTGGCCTTCACCATCGCCCAGTCGCCCCTGGTGAAGACCGCGTTCTTCGCGGGTGATCCCAACTGGGGCCGGATCCTGGCCGCCATCGGCCGCGCGGGCGTGGACGACATGGATGTGGATCGAGTGGCCATCTGGCTCGACGATCTCTGCATCGCCGCGCACGGCGGGCGTGCACCCGACTACAGCGAAGCGGCTGCGGCGGAGCGCATGGCGCGGGAGGAGATCACCATTCATGTGGCGCTGGGGCGCGGCGATGCCGACGCCACGGTCTGGACCTGCGACTTCTCCTATGAATACGTCCGCATCAATGCCGAGTACCGCACCTGA
- a CDS encoding Nudix family hydrolase, whose protein sequence is MSGADPEPIHVAVGVIRQPDGRVLIARRAEGSHQGGRWEYPGGKVEAGETIRDALTRELHEELGIRPLELRPLIRVPWRYADKSVLLDTWEVRRFAGTPSGREGQPLRWVPPPELARYRFPAANGPITTAAALPETYLITPDVPGGERHSAFVERLRRHMAGGAELVQLRLPGASATAWRRIAADAAQVAREQGARLLLNGDVALARELGTGVHLPAAMVRALGERPLAASSLVGASCHDARELDQAVALGADFAVLGPVRPTASHPDATPLGDAQFQALIADVPIPVYALGGLGPEDLPQLQGYRAQGIAAIRGLWREA, encoded by the coding sequence ATGAGCGGCGCTGATCCCGAGCCGATTCACGTGGCCGTGGGGGTGATCCGCCAGCCCGACGGGCGCGTGCTGATCGCGCGCCGGGCCGAGGGCAGCCACCAGGGTGGTCGCTGGGAGTACCCCGGTGGCAAGGTGGAGGCCGGCGAAACCATCCGCGATGCGTTGACCCGGGAGCTGCACGAGGAACTGGGTATCCGGCCGCTTGAGCTGCGGCCCCTGATCCGCGTGCCGTGGCGGTATGCCGACAAGAGTGTGCTACTGGATACCTGGGAGGTGCGCCGTTTCGCCGGGACCCCGTCCGGCCGCGAGGGGCAGCCGCTGCGCTGGGTGCCCCCGCCGGAGCTGGCCCGCTACCGCTTTCCCGCCGCCAATGGCCCGATCACGACCGCCGCAGCGCTCCCGGAGACCTACCTCATCACCCCCGATGTCCCCGGGGGGGAGCGGCACAGTGCGTTCGTGGAGCGGTTGCGGCGCCACATGGCAGGCGGGGCGGAACTGGTGCAGCTGCGTCTCCCCGGCGCCTCGGCAACCGCCTGGCGCCGGATTGCCGCCGACGCCGCCCAGGTTGCCAGAGAGCAGGGTGCCCGGTTGCTGCTCAACGGCGACGTCGCCCTTGCGCGGGAGCTGGGGACGGGGGTTCACCTGCCGGCCGCCATGGTGCGGGCGCTTGGCGAGCGGCCGCTGGCCGCATCTTCCCTGGTGGGCGCCTCCTGCCATGACGCCCGGGAGCTGGACCAGGCGGTGGCACTGGGGGCGGATTTCGCCGTGCTCGGGCCGGTGCGGCCAACGGCAAGCCATCCGGATGCGACGCCACTGGGCGACGCGCAGTTCCAGGCGCTGATCGCCGACGTGCCGATTCCCGTGTACGCCCTGGGCGGGCTGGGCCCGGAAGACCTGCCCCAGTTGCAGGGATACCGGGCTCAAGGCATTGCGGCCATACGCGGTCTCTGGCGGGAGGCCTGA
- a CDS encoding DNA gyrase inhibitor YacG yields the protein MSDRKVPCPNCRKLVDWDGDSPWRPFCSERCKSVDLGGWLQESHRIPGIELPEELLDEVGDSQDPANH from the coding sequence ATGAGCGATCGCAAGGTCCCCTGCCCCAATTGCAGGAAACTGGTGGACTGGGACGGCGACAGCCCCTGGCGGCCTTTCTGCAGTGAACGCTGCAAGTCGGTGGACCTGGGTGGCTGGCTGCAGGAGAGCCACCGGATCCCGGGCATCGAGCTCCCCGAGGAACTGCTCGACGAAGTGGGCGACAGCCAGGATCCGGCCAACCACTGA
- the zapD gene encoding cell division protein ZapD, whose product MEHEPNDNESIVFEQPLNERVRTLMRLEHLFGQARFAMEGDTLWHSRLGVSTIGEILDLFSRGDLKTELIKELDRVTSLLRRLEERPGVDTDRLNHVIERCGTLHERLGQHTGQLGAALRQDDLLSNVMQRAGIAGGTCAFDLPRYHRWLSRPASARQHDLENWYASIDTVRDATETVLELLRDSAIPRECSARKGTYQRNLDKDTSYQLVRVELPADSSQYPEISGTKMFITIRFMEQSGTLDRPQQSTEDMRFVLQLCVL is encoded by the coding sequence ATGGAACACGAACCAAACGACAACGAATCCATCGTCTTCGAACAGCCGCTGAACGAGCGCGTGCGCACCCTCATGCGACTGGAGCACCTGTTTGGCCAGGCCCGCTTCGCCATGGAAGGGGACACCCTGTGGCACAGCCGGCTCGGCGTCAGCACGATCGGCGAGATCCTGGACCTGTTCAGCCGCGGTGACCTCAAGACCGAGCTCATCAAGGAGCTGGACCGGGTCACCAGCCTGCTGCGGCGGCTGGAGGAACGCCCCGGTGTCGACACCGACCGCCTGAACCACGTCATTGAACGCTGCGGCACGCTGCACGAGCGGCTGGGCCAGCACACCGGGCAGCTGGGGGCCGCGCTGCGCCAGGACGATCTGCTCTCGAACGTCATGCAGCGCGCCGGCATCGCGGGGGGGACCTGCGCCTTCGACCTGCCCCGGTACCACCGCTGGCTGTCCCGTCCGGCCAGCGCCCGGCAGCACGATCTCGAGAACTGGTATGCCAGTATCGACACGGTCCGCGATGCCACCGAAACCGTGCTGGAGCTGCTGCGGGACAGCGCCATTCCCCGGGAGTGCAGTGCCCGCAAGGGCACCTACCAGCGCAACCTGGACAAGGACACCTCCTATCAGCTCGTGCGGGTGGAGCTGCCGGCGGACAGCAGCCAGTACCCGGAGATCAGCGGCACCAAGATGTTCATCACCATCCGCTTCATGGAACAAAGCGGCACCCTTGACCGCCCGCAGCAGTCCACCGAGGATATGCGGTTCGTACTGCAACTGTGCGTGCTTTGA
- the secA gene encoding preprotein translocase subunit SecA, translated as MLGAIAKKVFGTRNERQVRKHWKNVDRINALEPEVEALTDEELRARTDAFRERHANGESLDALLPDAFATVREAARRTLGMRHFDVQLIGGMVLHSGRIAEMKTGEGKTLVATLAAYLNALSGNSVHVVTVNDYLARRDAEWMGRIYGFLGLETGVVVPGMAHEDKKAAYACDIVYGTNNEFGFDYLRDNMAFRLEDRMQRDLGFAIVDEVDSILIDEARTPLIISGPAEQSSQLYEGINQLIPRLEKQEEEEGPGDFWLDLKSRQAYLTEEGHDRVEEMLSETGMLKEGESLYDPRNIGLLHHINAALRAHHLYHRNDQYLVRDEQVVIVDEFTGRAMPGRRWSDGLHQAVEAKEGLPVRKENQTLASITFQNFFRLYDKLSGMTGTADTEAYEFQHIYGLEVTVIPTHRPMVREDNNDLVYLNQSDKINAIVEDIIANREAGRPILVGTASIDVSEVISRSLDEAGIPHEVLNAKQHDREAPIIAKAGEPGAVTIATNMAGRGTDIVLGGNLDAELAELGEDATEEQREAVRADWQRRHQQVIEAGGLHVIGTERHESRRVDNQLRGRSGRQGDPGSTRFYLSLEDSLLRIFASERVSNLMQRLGMQEGEAIESGMVSRVIENAQRKVETHNFDIRKQLLEFDDVANDQRRVIYRQRQELMADDDLSETVEAMREDVINRAIDEYIPPGSIDEQWDVPGLEEALRREFSLELPIRQWLEDEDDLHEEPLRERIVERAQQQYREKEEQVGADALRRFEKVAMLQVLDSQWKEHLAAMDYLRQGIHLRGYAQRNPKQEFKKDAFNMFSAMLESIQREVISLLQRVQVREPEDVDRAEAEQPKPQERADVSYQHAESQSALAEGGETGGGQGERAAPRTADTFVREGRKVGRNEPCTCGSGKKYKNCCGRLT; from the coding sequence TGGAAGAACGTGGACCGGATCAACGCCCTTGAGCCCGAGGTCGAAGCGCTGACCGACGAGGAACTCCGGGCGCGTACGGATGCTTTCAGGGAGCGGCATGCCAACGGGGAGAGTCTCGACGCGTTGTTGCCGGATGCGTTCGCCACGGTTCGCGAGGCCGCACGGCGCACCCTGGGCATGCGGCATTTCGATGTCCAGCTCATCGGCGGCATGGTCCTGCATTCCGGGCGCATCGCCGAAATGAAGACCGGGGAGGGCAAGACCCTGGTTGCCACACTCGCCGCCTACCTCAACGCCCTGAGCGGCAACAGCGTCCACGTGGTGACGGTTAACGACTACCTCGCCCGGCGTGATGCCGAGTGGATGGGGCGCATCTACGGCTTTCTCGGGCTGGAGACGGGGGTGGTGGTGCCTGGCATGGCCCACGAGGACAAGAAGGCGGCCTATGCCTGTGACATCGTCTACGGCACCAACAACGAATTCGGTTTCGATTACCTGCGCGACAACATGGCGTTCCGGCTTGAAGACCGCATGCAGCGGGATCTCGGCTTCGCCATCGTCGACGAGGTGGACTCCATCCTCATCGACGAGGCGCGCACCCCCCTGATCATCTCCGGTCCTGCCGAACAGAGTTCACAGCTCTACGAGGGGATCAACCAGTTGATCCCGAGGCTGGAGAAGCAGGAAGAGGAAGAGGGGCCGGGCGACTTCTGGCTGGACCTCAAGTCCCGCCAGGCCTACCTGACCGAAGAGGGGCATGATCGCGTCGAGGAGATGCTCTCCGAGACCGGCATGCTCAAGGAAGGGGAGAGCCTCTACGATCCCCGCAACATCGGGCTGTTGCACCACATCAACGCGGCGCTGCGTGCGCATCATCTCTATCATCGCAATGACCAGTACCTGGTGCGCGACGAGCAGGTGGTGATCGTGGACGAGTTCACCGGGCGCGCCATGCCCGGGCGGCGGTGGTCCGATGGGCTGCACCAGGCAGTGGAAGCGAAGGAAGGGCTGCCCGTGCGCAAGGAGAACCAGACCCTTGCCTCGATCACTTTCCAGAACTTCTTCCGCCTGTACGACAAGCTCTCCGGCATGACCGGCACGGCCGACACGGAGGCCTACGAGTTCCAGCACATCTACGGCCTCGAGGTCACGGTCATCCCGACGCACCGGCCGATGGTCCGTGAGGACAACAACGATCTCGTCTATCTCAATCAGAGCGACAAGATCAACGCCATCGTCGAGGACATCATCGCCAATCGCGAGGCGGGCCGGCCGATTCTCGTGGGGACAGCCTCCATCGACGTCTCCGAGGTGATCTCCAGGAGCCTGGACGAGGCCGGTATTCCCCATGAGGTGCTCAACGCCAAGCAGCACGACCGGGAAGCGCCGATCATTGCCAAGGCCGGTGAGCCGGGCGCCGTGACCATTGCCACCAACATGGCGGGTCGCGGCACCGACATCGTGCTGGGCGGCAACCTGGACGCGGAGCTTGCCGAGCTGGGCGAGGATGCCACGGAGGAGCAGCGCGAGGCGGTCCGCGCCGACTGGCAGCGCCGCCACCAGCAGGTCATCGAGGCGGGTGGTCTGCATGTGATCGGGACCGAACGGCACGAGTCGCGCCGGGTCGATAATCAGCTGCGCGGCCGTTCCGGGCGTCAGGGTGACCCCGGCTCGACCCGGTTCTACCTCTCCCTGGAAGACAGCCTGTTGCGCATCTTTGCCTCCGAGCGTGTCTCCAACCTGATGCAGCGGCTTGGCATGCAGGAAGGTGAGGCGATCGAGTCCGGCATGGTGTCGCGGGTGATCGAGAACGCCCAGCGGAAGGTCGAGACCCACAACTTCGACATCCGCAAGCAGCTGCTGGAGTTCGACGATGTCGCCAACGACCAGCGGCGGGTGATCTACCGGCAGCGCCAGGAGCTCATGGCCGACGACGACCTGAGCGAGACCGTCGAGGCCATGCGCGAGGACGTCATCAACCGCGCCATCGACGAGTACATCCCGCCGGGGAGCATCGACGAGCAGTGGGACGTCCCGGGTCTGGAAGAGGCCCTGCGCCGGGAGTTCTCCCTGGAGCTGCCGATCCGGCAGTGGCTGGAAGATGAGGACGATCTCCATGAGGAGCCGTTGCGTGAGCGCATCGTGGAGCGCGCGCAGCAGCAGTATCGCGAGAAGGAGGAACAGGTCGGCGCCGACGCGCTGCGGCGTTTCGAAAAGGTTGCAATGCTGCAGGTGCTGGACAGTCAGTGGAAGGAGCACCTGGCGGCCATGGATTACCTGCGTCAGGGCATCCACCTGCGTGGTTACGCGCAGCGCAACCCGAAGCAGGAGTTCAAGAAAGACGCGTTCAACATGTTCTCCGCGATGCTCGAGAGCATCCAGCGGGAGGTCATCAGCCTGCTCCAGCGCGTCCAGGTGCGCGAGCCGGAGGATGTGGACCGTGCCGAGGCGGAGCAGCCCAAGCCCCAGGAGCGCGCAGACGTCAGTTATCAGCACGCCGAAAGCCAGAGTGCCCTGGCCGAAGGTGGTGAGACCGGAGGCGGCCAGGGCGAGCGCGCGGCCCCGCGCACCGCGGACACCTTCGTCCGGGAAGGCCGGAAGGTGGGGCGTAACGAGCCGTGCACCTGCGGGTCCGGCAAGAAGTACAAAAACTGCTGCGGACGTCTGACCTGA
- the coaE gene encoding dephospho-CoA kinase (Dephospho-CoA kinase (CoaE) performs the final step in coenzyme A biosynthesis.) codes for MHIIGLTGGIASGKTTVSDLFAGHGITVVDADVAARRVVEPGQPALSELVEAFGDQIVTADGTLDRQQLRNTAFADEAARRRLEGILHPRIRAFMDEELSRAQGPYAILSVPLLVESNLLDMVDRVLVVDVPDSVQRERLIARDGSTPEQAEAIIAAQTSREQRLRHADDVIDNTRDMTALKQQIETLHQAYIAMAERSTDTNAGLAEH; via the coding sequence GTGCACATCATCGGCCTCACCGGCGGCATCGCCAGCGGCAAGACGACGGTCAGCGATCTGTTCGCCGGTCACGGCATTACCGTGGTGGACGCGGACGTGGCCGCCCGTCGGGTCGTGGAACCTGGACAACCTGCGTTGTCGGAACTCGTAGAGGCCTTTGGTGATCAGATCGTGACGGCCGACGGCACGCTGGACCGTCAGCAGCTGCGGAACACGGCATTCGCCGACGAAGCAGCCCGCCGGCGGCTCGAGGGGATTCTCCACCCGCGCATTCGTGCGTTCATGGACGAGGAGCTCAGCCGGGCACAAGGGCCGTATGCGATCCTGTCGGTACCGCTGCTCGTGGAGAGCAACCTGCTGGACATGGTCGACCGCGTGCTGGTGGTGGACGTCCCCGACTCGGTGCAGCGCGAGCGCCTGATCGCCCGGGACGGCAGCACCCCGGAGCAGGCGGAAGCCATTATCGCCGCACAGACCTCCCGGGAGCAGCGGCTCCGGCACGCCGACGACGTCATCGACAACACCCGGGACATGACAGCGCTGAAGCAACAGATCGAGACCCTTCATCAGGCGTACATCGCCATGGCGGAACGCAGCACCGACACGAACGCCGGTCTAGCGGAGCACTAA